One window of the Peromyscus maniculatus bairdii isolate BWxNUB_F1_BW_parent chromosome 18, HU_Pman_BW_mat_3.1, whole genome shotgun sequence genome contains the following:
- the Ptges3 gene encoding prostaglandin E synthase 3 isoform X3, translating into MERQPASAKWYDRRDYVFIEFCVEDSKDVNVNFEKSKLTFSCLGGSDNFKHLNEIDLFHCIDPNDSKHKRTDRSILCCLRKGESGQSWPRLTKERAKLNWLSVDFNNWKDWEDDSDEDMSNFDRFSEMMDHMGGDEDVDLPEVDGADDKCQIWSKECCHRLDFEKEK; encoded by the exons ATGGAAAG GCAGCCTGCTTCTGCAAAGTGGTACGATCGAAGGGACTATGTATTCATTGAATTTTGTGTTGAAGACAGTAAAGATGTTAATGTAAATTTTGAAAAATCCAAACTTACTTTCAG ttGTCTTGGAGGAAGTGATAATTTTAAGCATTTAAATGAAATTGATCTTTTTCACTGTATTGATCCAAAT GATTCCAAGCATAAAAGAACGGACAGATCGATTTTATGTTGTTTGCGGAAAGGAGAATCTGGCCAGTCGTGGCCGAGGTTAACAAAGGAGAGGGCAAAG CTTAATTGGCTTAGTGTGGACTTCAACAATTGGAAAGACTGGGAGGATGATTCAGATGAAGACATGTCTAATTTTGACCGTTTCTCTGAG ATGATGGATCACATGGGTGGTGATGAGGATGTAGATTTACCAGAAGTAGATGGAGCAGATGAT AAATGCCAGATCTGGAGTAAGGAATGTTGTCATCGCCTggattttgagaaagagaaataa
- the Ptges3 gene encoding prostaglandin E synthase 3 isoform X5, with protein MQPASAKWYDRRDYVFIEFCVEDSKDVNVNFEKSKLTFSCLGGSDNFKHLNEIDLFHCIDPNDSKHKRTDRSILCCLRKGESGQSWPRLTKERAKLNWLSVDFNNWKDWEDDSDEDMSNFDRFSEMMDHMGGDEDVDLPEVDGADDKCQIWSKECCHRLDFEKEK; from the exons AT GCAGCCTGCTTCTGCAAAGTGGTACGATCGAAGGGACTATGTATTCATTGAATTTTGTGTTGAAGACAGTAAAGATGTTAATGTAAATTTTGAAAAATCCAAACTTACTTTCAG ttGTCTTGGAGGAAGTGATAATTTTAAGCATTTAAATGAAATTGATCTTTTTCACTGTATTGATCCAAAT GATTCCAAGCATAAAAGAACGGACAGATCGATTTTATGTTGTTTGCGGAAAGGAGAATCTGGCCAGTCGTGGCCGAGGTTAACAAAGGAGAGGGCAAAG CTTAATTGGCTTAGTGTGGACTTCAACAATTGGAAAGACTGGGAGGATGATTCAGATGAAGACATGTCTAATTTTGACCGTTTCTCTGAG ATGATGGATCACATGGGTGGTGATGAGGATGTAGATTTACCAGAAGTAGATGGAGCAGATGAT AAATGCCAGATCTGGAGTAAGGAATGTTGTCATCGCCTggattttgagaaagagaaataa
- the Naca gene encoding nascent polypeptide-associated complex subunit alpha isoform X1, with protein sequence MPGEATETVPATEQELPQPQAETAVLPMSSALNVTAALGQPGPPPPPCSLAPQQSPLVTANQPAPLPSPSTSSAPFEAPFPLPSSETAAPLGTAPPTPTFLPHLIGPPISPAALALASPMIGPAQKGARASSVPLSLVAVAPRSVQKSPVSPPHPPTSASSAAVAEPGPLPPLAPLEPKASTSQVPSQVVLGLKGVAPSPPDVISASPAHLEAPLASVPPVPQTLSITPTITSPIKGIPISSALTPQSMLSLNLKRPVSSPAQNTVTPSTLPAPPTSLGLHLPPLHHSSLDPPIQPLRQSGPTASNTISVGHSAVEASCPSERSAVPPLPSFQAGLLPSRQELVADSLAALSVGAPSVDDGTSAVTGVLCGPPGSSDAAASLSPRASLIPKDPSNATQQPLLTTQIPASQKTAFKETPVWCVGAVQPAPDHPSATSAAPAPSASPPVPSGPAGSRDPASPAVLGVPVPPLPATEGLRNLPTSVLVNVGAPSSAAQAGLPTRRDPTLLPLALTAHKESPPPSASSLGVPSEDTVTKKVAEGPAPVVRAAQSADSPTAVVKTDPVSLSVKCSLAAPAMAPSLLESSDPEELALKTAKGTSASKTSTPTTSPLAPLASEGCPMAPSMACPPANVSASVTTLALAPEIRKSVHFPAPPPAGISFSGAKKVDVVSSMASLASSPEGHPGDSGASVSLKGTLVYPTDSPSLETGVSPQTKRPSSKKGSAIPDVSPANLSSPLSPPELAFLPGASLSFQSPKDSLKLSPVSPSSKGAPVPSTVTPPFPEGALVETSTSPQKVPAEITPSPLKTTEATASKLVSVIQPPKVAPIVPDVIPTSSKKTPVPKDSSATLLLQSVPAVTSLSPPKAPAAPSPTRAPIAPTEISPSLKNAPTTATPKEALATLSPKVATAVPGLTSPSQKTPKSMSPKDASAMPSKKAPEGVASKVSAPQLPREAPPAPAVAPPSPPKSPATEAFGEALTSPPSKGTPPVLAEGPTSPKRAPKTAAPKETPPEGVTATPLESSPSPKKTQKTVASSENSTSSKGSPKIAAPKETPTPSGGVTTVALEISPSKTGAPKEVPVTPSLKGEPATLAQSPTSPKKAPQTTAPKETPPEGVTAVPLEISPSPKKSSKTVAPKENSATPSQKKSTKTAAPKEISTAPSEGVSAAPSETAPSPKKAHKTATQKEGPGTPSSIGAPNTLAQSPASPKKAPKTAAPKETPATPSEGITAVPVEIPPSPKKAPKTAAPKETSATPSESITAVPVEIPPSPKKAPKTAAPKESSATSPKKTPKTAAPKETPATPSPEGITAMPVEIPPSSKKAPKTAAPKETPATPSPEGITAMPVEIPPSPKKAPKTAAPKENSAASSPKKAPKTAAPKETPATSSPEGITAVPVEIPPSSKKAPKTAAPKENSAASSPKRPPKTAAPKETPATPSLEGVTAVPLEISPSSKKSSKTAAPKGASTPSSEGVTNATQESSPSPGTLAESPASPKKAPKTVVPKETSATPSPQRAPKTAAPKETPAMPLETPPSPKKTSKTVTPKETSATSSPQKASKAAAPSSKGVTVAPLETPPSPRKTPKLSGPKETPTVPSPEGVTAGPLEIPSSPRKAPKMAGPKEIPAKPSPEGVTAVPLEISSSKKTSKTAVPKENAAVSCPKKSPKSAAPKETSTPSLEGVTSTPLETAPFPQKAPKMAGPKEAPAVSGVTIAPQENPPTPQKASASAASRAIPADRQGVSGFPRETPVTTPAPPVKNPSPHKKAPMPVALKEAPAAPSPGAAPAVIPPSPSKSPKTPSSKKALKNSAPKEGPARPSLDVATTSLPEMAPSPPKAPAALSPGGASTAPAVAPLSPSPPSKTPAPTSPERALIVPAPKKAAATETSKEISTALSPQGAPAISSVAPVFPREVPTSSSSQRAPAPKETSATSTSTGVLAPTVNAPSAPKEAPSSKGPSTLPSVSLPSKEVSILSSITSSSPKDPPTPPASVTGSTGTVGPQASETLPAKKDPPESALVSTAPLQKGPRAKKNSASPKCSDPSAKKDTKGLLSAVAPAPLTVSVEKDSPKTSKARPVFPAKDNDCLHSPKSPVDASPESQITPPLAAVTSDKALPEAGSAASGAPKPTPPASLTLAPSPVPPLLPKQPFLQSSPGSVLESSSKLPAPADEDELPPLIPPEAVSGGVPFQPVLVNMPTPKPAGIPAPAPSAKQPVLKNNKGSGTESDSDESVPELEEQDSTQTTTQQAQLAAAAEIDEEPVSKAKQSRSEKKARKAMSKLGLRQVTGVTRVTIRKSKNILFVITKPDVYKSPASDTYIVFGEAKIEDLSQQAQLAAAEKFKVQGEAVSNIQENTQTPTVQEESEEEEVDETGVEVKDIELVMSQANVSRAKAVRALKNNSNDIVNAIMELTM encoded by the exons ATGCCTGGTGAAGCCACAGAGACCGTCCCTGCCACAGAGCAGGAGTTGCCACAGCCTCAGGCTGAGACAG CTGTGCTTCCTATGTCTTCAGCCTTGAATGTTACTGCTGCTTTAGGGCAACCTGGACCTCCCCCCCCTCCTTGCTCCCTGGCCCCCCAACAAAGCCCTCTAGTAACTGCTAATcagcctgcccccctcccttcccccagtaCTTCCTCAGCCCCCTTTGAAGCCCCTTTTCCCCTGCCGTCTTCGGAGACAGCTGCCCCTCTGGGGACTGCCCCCCCTACTCCAACTTTCCTGCCTCACCTGATAGGGCCTCCCATCTCCCCGGCTGCCTTAGCTTTGGCCTCTCCCATGATAGGTCCAGCTCAGAAAGGTGCCCGGGCCTCCTCAGTCCCCTTGTCCCTGGTTGCCGTGGCTCCCCGCTCAGTTCAGAAGAGTCCTGTATCTCCACCTcaccctcccacctcagcttcctcagctgCTGTAGCTGAGCCTGGGCCATTGCCACCTCTTGCTCCTTTAGAACCAAAGGCCTCTACCAGTCAAGTCCCCTCTCAGGTAGTCCTGGGTCTGAAAGGTGTTGCCCCGAGTCCTCCAGATGTAATCAGTGCTTCTCCTGCCCACCTTGAAGCCCCCCTGGCCTCTGTTCCACCTGTTCCTCAAACACTGTCCATCACTCCAACCATCACTTCTCCAATCAAAGGCATCCCCATTTCCTCAGCTCTGACTCCACAAAGTATGTTAAGCCTTAACCTAAAGAGACCTGTTAGTTCACCTGCTCAAAACACTGTAACTCCCAGCACCCTCCCGGCCCCCCCTACTTCTCTGGGCTTGCATCTTCCACCTTTACATCACAGTTCTTTGGATCCTCCTATCCAGCCTTTACGTCAGTCAGGTCCTACAGCGAGTAACACCATTTCTGTAGGTCATTCTGCTGTTGAGGCATCCTGTCCATCTGAGAGATCTGcagttcctcccctcccttccttccaggcAGGACTCCTTCCTTCCAGACAGGAGCTGGTTGCTGACTCTCTGGCAGCTCTTTCAGTGGGGGCTCCGTCTGTTGATGACGGCACCTCTGCTGTTACTGGTGTGCTCTGTGGCCCTCCTGGCTCCTCAGATGCAGCTGCTTCATTGTCTCCTAGAGCCTCTCTCATTCCCAAAGATCCTTCTAATGCCACTCAGCAGCCTTTGCTGACGACACAGATTCCTGCTTCTCAAAAAACTGCCTTCAAAGAAACTCCTGTCTGGTGTGTTGGAGCCGTCCAGCCTGCTCCGGATCACCCTTCTGCCACTTCTGCTGCACCTGCCCCTTCAGCGTCTCCTCCAGTCCCGTCAGGTCCTGCGGGTAGCAGAGACCCAGCTTCCCCTGCTGTTCTAGGAGTACCAGTTCCTCCTCTGCCAGCCACTGAAGGCCTTAGAAATCTCCCCACTTCAGTACTGGTAAATGTAGGCGCCCCCAGCTCTGCGGCCCAGGCAGGACTCCCTACCAGAAGAGACCCCACTCTGCTACCATTGGCCCTGACAGCACATAAagagtctcctcctcccagtgcGTCCTCTTTGGGGGTACCTTCAGAAGACACTGTAACAAAGAAGGTTGCGGAAGGCCCTGCCCCTGTAGTGAGGGCAGCCCAGAGTGCTGACTCCCCAACTGCTGTTGTCAAAACAGACCCTGTCAGTCTGTCGGTCAAGTGTTCTCTCGCTGCTCCAGCAATGGCTCCATCTCTTCTAGAGTCTTCTGATCCCGAAGAGCTGGCTCTTAAGACTGCCAAAGGTACATCTGCTTCTAAAACATCCACTCCTACCACTTCACCTCTGGCTCCTTTAGCCTCTGAAGGTTGTCCTATGGCTCCATCTATGGCTTGTCCCCCCGCAAATGTTTCTGCTTCTGTGACCACTTTGGCATTGGCCCCTGAAATTCGCAAGTCTGTACACTTTCCCGCTCCTCCCCCAGCTGGGATTTCTTTTTCCGGTGCAAAGAAAGTTGATGTTGTTTCCTCTATGGCATCTTTGGCCTCCTCTCCTGAAGGGCACCCAGGAGACTCTGGTGCTTCTGTGTCTTTGAAAGGCACTCTGGTTTATCCAACTGATTCCCCATCTTTAGAGACTGGTGTGTCTCCTCAGACTAAAAGGCCATCATCTAAGAAGGGTTCTGCTATCCCAGATGTTTCTCCTGCAAACCTGTCATCTCCTCTTTCTCCACCTGAGCTTGCCTTCCTTCCTGGGGCTAGTCTTTCTTTTCAAAGCCCTAAAGACTCACTTAAGCTTTCTCCTGTTTCTCCGTCCTCCAAAGGGGCCCCTGTTCCTTCAACTGTGACTCCTCCCTTCCCTGAAGGGGCCCTAGTGGAGACTTCTACATCCCCCCAAAAGGTCCCAGCAGAAATTACTCCTTCCCCCCTAAAGACCACAGAAGCTACAGCTTCCAAACTGGTCTCTGTAATCCAGCCTCCCAAAGTGGCCCCTATTGTACCAGATGTGATTCCCACCTCTTCTAAAAAGACTCCAGTCCCCAAAGATAGTTCAGCAACCCTGTTGCTCCAAAGTGTCCCAGCTGTGACATCTTTGTCTCCCCCAAAGGCCCCTGCAGCCCCATCTCCTACTAGAGCCCCCATTGCTCCAACTGAGATTTCCCCTTCCCTCAAAAATGCCCCAACAACTGCAACCCCCAAAGAAGCTTTAGCAACCTTATCTCCCAAAGTTGCCACTGCTGTCCCAGGTTTGACTTCTCCCTCCCAAAAGACTCCAAAATCAATGTCCCCTAAGGATGCCTCAGCTATGCCTTCCAAAAAGGCACCAGAAGGTGTAGCTTCCAAAGTGTCAGCACCCCAGCTCCCCAGAGAGGCCCCACCTGCACCAGCTgtggctcctccctccccaccaaaGTCTCCAGCAACTGAAGCATTCGGTGAGGCTCTAACAAGCCCACCCTCCAAAGGTACCCCTCCTGTCTTAGCTGAGGGTCCTACCTCCCCTAAAAGGGCTCCCAAAACTGCAGCCCCCAAAGAAACCCCACCCGAAGGGGTCACAGCTACGCCACTAGAGAGTTCACCGTCCCCAAAAAAGACCCAAAAAACTGTAGCCTCCAGTGAGAATTCAACCTCGTCCAAAGGGTCCCCTAAGATTGCAGCCCCCAAAGAAACTCCAACCCCTTCAGGCGGGGTCACCACTGTGGCACTGGAGATTTCTCCCTCCAAAACTGGAGCCCCAAAAGAAGTTCCTGTGACCCCATCTCTCAAAGGTGAACCTGCTACTCTAGCTCAGAGTCCTACCTCCCCTAAAAAGGCTCCCCAAACTACAGCACCCAAAGAAACTCCACCCGAAGGGGTCACAGCTGTGCCACTAGAGATTTCTCCATCCCCCAAAAAGTCCTCAAAAACTGTAGCCCCCAAGGAAAATTCAGCAACTCCATCCcaaaaaaagtccacaaaaacTGCAGCCCCCAAAGAAATTTCAACTGCACCTTCTGAAGGGGTCAGTGCTGCTCCATCGGAGACTGCTCCTTCCCCCAAGAAAGCCCACAAAACTGCAACCCAGAAAGAGGGGCCTGGGACCCCATCTTCCATAGGTGCCCCTAATACCCTAGCTCAGAGTCCTGCCTCCCCTAAAAAGGCCCCTAAAACTGCAGCCCCCAAAGAAACCCCAGCAACCCCATCTGAAGGCATCACAGCCGTGCCGGTGGAGATTCCTCCCTCCCCTAAGAAGGCCCCCAAAACTGCAGCCCCCAAAGAAACCTCAGCAACCCCATCTGAAAGCATCACAGCCGTGCCGGTGGAGATTCCTCCCTCCCCTAAGAAGGCCCCCAAGACTGCAGCCCCCAAAGAAAGTTCAGCAACATCCCCAAAAAAGACCCCTAAAACTGCAGCCCCCAAAGAAACCCCAGCAACCCCATCTCCTGAAGGCATCACAGCCATGCCGGTGGAGATTCCTCCCTCCTCTAAGAAGGCCCCCAAGACTGCAGCCCCTAAAGAAACCCCAGCAACCCCATCTCCTGAAGGCATCACAGCCATGCCAGTGGAGATTCCTCCCTCCCCTAAGAAGGCCCCCAAGACTGCAGCCCCTAAAGAAAATTCAGCAGCATCTTCCCCTAAAAAGGCTCCTAAAACTGCAGCCCCCAAAGAAACCCCAGCAACCTCATCTCCTGAAGGCATCACAGCCGTGCCGGTGGAGATTCCTCCCTCCTCTAAGAAGGCCCCCAAGACTGCAGCCCCCAAAGAAAATTCAGCAGCGTCATCTCCCAAAAGGCCGCCCAAAACTGCAGCTCCCAAAGAAACCCCAGCAACCCCATCTCTCGAAGGGGTCACAGCTGTTCCACTAGAGATTTCTCCATCCTCCAAAAAGTCCTCAAAAACTGCAGCCCCCAAAGGAGCTTCAACTCCATCTTCTGAAGGGGTCACAAATGCGACACAGGAGAGCTCTCCTTCCCCTGGTACCCTAGCTGAGAGTCCTGCCTCCCCTAAAAAGGCTCCCAAAACTGTAGTCCCCAAAGAAACCTCAGCAACACCATCCCCCCAAAGGGCTCCCAAAACGGCAGCCCCCAAAGAAACTCCGGCCATGCCACTAGagactcctccctcccccaaaaagaCCTCAAAAACTGTGACCCCCAAAGAAACCTCAGCGACGTCATCCCCCCAAAAGGCCTCTAAAGCAGCAGCCCCATCTTCTAAAGGGGTCACAGTTGCCCCACTGGAGACTCCTCCTTCCCCCAGAAAGACCCCTAAGCTGTCAGGACCCAAAGAAACGCCCACAGTCCCATCTCCCGAAGGGGTCACAGCTGGACCACTAGAGATCCCTTCATCTCCCAGAAAGGCCCCCAAAATGGCAGGCCCTAAAGAAATTCCAGCAAAACCATCTCCCGAAGGAGTCACAGCTGTACCCCTGGAGATTTCTTCCTCCAAAAAGACCTCAAAAACTGCTGTCCCTAAAGAAAATGCAGCAGTATCATGCCCAAAAAAGTCCCCCAAATCTGCAGCACCCAAAGAAACTTCAACCCCATCTCTTGAAGGGGTCACTAGTACTCCATTGGAGACTGCTCCCTTTCCCCAAAAGGCCCCTAAGATGGCAGGACCCAAAGAAGCACCAGCAGTATCTGGGGTCACCATTGCACCACAGGAaaaccctcccaccccacagaaAGCCTCAGCTTCTGCAGCCTCCAGAGCCATCCCTGCTGACAGGCAGGGGGTTTCTGGCTTCCCCAGGGAGACTCCAGTAACCACGCCTGCTCCCCCAGTCAAGAACCCTTCCCCCCATAAAAAGGCCCCAATGCCTGTAGCTCTTAAAGAAGCTCCAGCAGCGCCGTCTCCCGGTGCTGCCCCGGCTGTGATTCCTCCCTCCCCATCAAAGAGTCCCAAAACACCATCGTCCAAAAAGGCACTCAAGAATTCAGCCCCCAAAGAGGGTCCGGCACGTCCCTCCCTTGACGTTGCCACCACCTCCCTGCCAGAGATGGCTCCCTCTCCGCCAAAGGCCCCGGCAGCCCTGTCTCCTGGAGGTGCTTCCACTGCCCCAGCTGTggctcccctttcccccagccccccCAGTAAGACCCCAGCTCCCACATCTCCTGAAAGGGCCCTCATTGTCCCAGCTCCTAAAAAGGCCGCAGCAACGGAGACTTCCAAAGAGATTTCAACAGCTCTATCTCCCCAAGGGGCCCCTGCTATCTCTTCTGTGGCTCCTGTCTTCCCCAGAGAGGTACCAACATCCTCATCTTCCCAGAGGGCTCCAGCCCCCAAGGAGACCTCAGCAACTTCAACCTCCACAGGAGTTCTTGCCCCCACCGTTAACGCTCCTTCAGCTCCAAAAGAGGCCCCATCCTCCAAAGGGCCCTCTACTCTCCCATCTGTGAGTCTCCCCTCTAAAGAggtctccattctctcctccatcACTTCTTCCTCCCCCAAAGACCCCCCTACTCCCCCAGCCTCTGTCACAGGTAGCACAGGGACTGTTGGCCCTCAGGCATCTGAAACGCTCCCGGCAAAGAAAGACCCTCCAGAAAGTGCTCTGGTCAGCACTGCTCCCCTTCAGAAAGGCCCAAGAGCCAAGAAGAACTCTGCTTCCCCTAAGTGCTCAGATCCCTCCGCGAAGAAAGATACAAAGGGCCTCCTTTCTGCAGTAGCTCCAGCCCCTCTGACAGTCTCTGTGGAGAAAGACTCGCCAAAAACTTCAAAAGCTCGGCCTGTTTTCCCTGCAAAAGACAATGATTGTCTCCATTCCCCAAAGAGTCCTGTGGATGCTTCTCCTGAGTCTCAGATCACTCCCCCTCTGGCAGCAGTTACTTCTGACAAAGCCCTTCCTGAAGCTGGGTCAGCAGCATCTGGGGCTCCAAAGCCTACCCCACCAGCCTCCCTGACTCTTGCTCCCTCCCCAGTTCCCCCTCTGCTTCCTAAACAGCCATTTCTTCAGTCCTCACCTGGGTCAGTGCTGGAATCATCCTCTAAGCTCCCAGCCCCTGCTGATGAGGATGAGCTGCCGCCTCTGATTCCCCCGGAAGCAGTCTCTGGGGGAGTGCCTTTCCAGCCGGTCCTCGTCAACATGCCCACCCCCAAACCTGCTGGgatccctgccccagccccctctgCCAAGCAGCCTGTTCTGAAGAACAACAAGG GGTCAGGAACAGAATCCGACAGTGATGAATCAGTACCAGAGCTCGAGGAACAAGACTCCACACAGACAACCACACAACAAGCCCAG CTGGCTGCAGCAGCTGAAATCGATGAAGAACCTGTCAGTAAAGCAAAACAGAGTCGGAGTGAGAAGAAGGCCAGGAAG gCTATGTCCAAACTGGGTCTTCGACAGGTTACAGGGGTTACTAGAGTCACTATCCGGAAATCTAAAAATATCCTCTTTGTCATCACAAAACCAGATGTCTACAAGAGCCCAGCTTCAGACACCTACATAGTTTTTGGAGAAGCCAAG ATTGAAGATTTGTCTCAGCAAGCACAGTTAGCAGCTGCTGAGAAGTTCAAGGTTCAAGGTGAAGCTGTTTCAAACATTCAGGAAAATACTCAGACTCCGACTGTACaagaggagagtgaggaggaagag GTTGATGAGACAGGTGTGGAGGTTAAGGACATAGAACTGGTCATGTCACAAGCAAATGTGTCACGAGCAAAGGCGGTCCGAGCCCTGAAAAACAACAGTAATGATATTGTAAATGCTATTATG GAATTAACAATGTAA
- the Naca gene encoding nascent polypeptide-associated complex subunit alpha isoform X2 encodes MPGEATETVPATEQELPQPQAETGSGTESDSDESVPELEEQDSTQTTTQQAQLAAAAEIDEEPVSKAKQSRSEKKARKAMSKLGLRQVTGVTRVTIRKSKNILFVITKPDVYKSPASDTYIVFGEAKIEDLSQQAQLAAAEKFKVQGEAVSNIQENTQTPTVQEESEEEEVDETGVEVKDIELVMSQANVSRAKAVRALKNNSNDIVNAIMELTM; translated from the exons ATGCCTGGTGAAGCCACAGAGACCGTCCCTGCCACAGAGCAGGAGTTGCCACAGCCTCAGGCTGAGACAG GGTCAGGAACAGAATCCGACAGTGATGAATCAGTACCAGAGCTCGAGGAACAAGACTCCACACAGACAACCACACAACAAGCCCAG CTGGCTGCAGCAGCTGAAATCGATGAAGAACCTGTCAGTAAAGCAAAACAGAGTCGGAGTGAGAAGAAGGCCAGGAAG gCTATGTCCAAACTGGGTCTTCGACAGGTTACAGGGGTTACTAGAGTCACTATCCGGAAATCTAAAAATATCCTCTTTGTCATCACAAAACCAGATGTCTACAAGAGCCCAGCTTCAGACACCTACATAGTTTTTGGAGAAGCCAAG ATTGAAGATTTGTCTCAGCAAGCACAGTTAGCAGCTGCTGAGAAGTTCAAGGTTCAAGGTGAAGCTGTTTCAAACATTCAGGAAAATACTCAGACTCCGACTGTACaagaggagagtgaggaggaagag GTTGATGAGACAGGTGTGGAGGTTAAGGACATAGAACTGGTCATGTCACAAGCAAATGTGTCACGAGCAAAGGCGGTCCGAGCCCTGAAAAACAACAGTAATGATATTGTAAATGCTATTATG GAATTAACAATGTAA
- the Ptges3 gene encoding prostaglandin E synthase 3 isoform X4: MQPASAKWYDRRDYVFIEFCVEDSKDVNVNFEKSKLTFSCLGGSDNFKHLNEIDLFHCIDPNDSKHKRTDRSILCCLRKGESGQSWPRLTKERAKLNWLSVDFNNWKDWEDDSDEDMSNFDRFSEMMDHMGGDEDVDLPEVDGADDDSQDSDDEKMPDLE, from the exons AT GCAGCCTGCTTCTGCAAAGTGGTACGATCGAAGGGACTATGTATTCATTGAATTTTGTGTTGAAGACAGTAAAGATGTTAATGTAAATTTTGAAAAATCCAAACTTACTTTCAG ttGTCTTGGAGGAAGTGATAATTTTAAGCATTTAAATGAAATTGATCTTTTTCACTGTATTGATCCAAAT GATTCCAAGCATAAAAGAACGGACAGATCGATTTTATGTTGTTTGCGGAAAGGAGAATCTGGCCAGTCGTGGCCGAGGTTAACAAAGGAGAGGGCAAAG CTTAATTGGCTTAGTGTGGACTTCAACAATTGGAAAGACTGGGAGGATGATTCAGATGAAGACATGTCTAATTTTGACCGTTTCTCTGAG ATGATGGATCACATGGGTGGTGATGAGGATGTAGATTTACCAGAAGTAGATGGAGCAGATGAT GATTCACAAGACAGTGATGATGAAA AAATGCCAGATCTGGAGTAA
- the Ptges3 gene encoding prostaglandin E synthase 3 isoform X2: MAGTKRVEHARELVGGREQAREEGMECWKMRKETYSCVSDCSWRQPASAKWYDRRDYVFIEFCVEDSKDVNVNFEKSKLTFSCLGGSDNFKHLNEIDLFHCIDPNDSKHKRTDRSILCCLRKGESGQSWPRLTKERAKLNWLSVDFNNWKDWEDDSDEDMSNFDRFSEMMDHMGGDEDVDLPEVDGADDDSQDSDDEKMPDLE; encoded by the exons ATGGCTGGAACTAAACGGGTGGAGCACGCCcgagagctggttggtggccgcGAACAGGCCCGAGAAGAAGGCATGGAGTGCTGGAAAATGCGTAAGGAAACTTATTCTTGTGTGAGTGACTGCTCCTGGAG GCAGCCTGCTTCTGCAAAGTGGTACGATCGAAGGGACTATGTATTCATTGAATTTTGTGTTGAAGACAGTAAAGATGTTAATGTAAATTTTGAAAAATCCAAACTTACTTTCAG ttGTCTTGGAGGAAGTGATAATTTTAAGCATTTAAATGAAATTGATCTTTTTCACTGTATTGATCCAAAT GATTCCAAGCATAAAAGAACGGACAGATCGATTTTATGTTGTTTGCGGAAAGGAGAATCTGGCCAGTCGTGGCCGAGGTTAACAAAGGAGAGGGCAAAG CTTAATTGGCTTAGTGTGGACTTCAACAATTGGAAAGACTGGGAGGATGATTCAGATGAAGACATGTCTAATTTTGACCGTTTCTCTGAG ATGATGGATCACATGGGTGGTGATGAGGATGTAGATTTACCAGAAGTAGATGGAGCAGATGAT GATTCACAAGACAGTGATGATGAAA AAATGCCAGATCTGGAGTAA
- the Ptges3 gene encoding prostaglandin E synthase 3 isoform X1, translating to MAGTKRVEHARELVGGREQAREEGMECWKMRKETYSCVSDCSWRQPASAKWYDRRDYVFIEFCVEDSKDVNVNFEKSKLTFSCLGGSDNFKHLNEIDLFHCIDPNDSKHKRTDRSILCCLRKGESGQSWPRLTKERAKLNWLSVDFNNWKDWEDDSDEDMSNFDRFSEMMDHMGGDEDVDLPEVDGADDKCQIWSKECCHRLDFEKEK from the exons ATGGCTGGAACTAAACGGGTGGAGCACGCCcgagagctggttggtggccgcGAACAGGCCCGAGAAGAAGGCATGGAGTGCTGGAAAATGCGTAAGGAAACTTATTCTTGTGTGAGTGACTGCTCCTGGAG GCAGCCTGCTTCTGCAAAGTGGTACGATCGAAGGGACTATGTATTCATTGAATTTTGTGTTGAAGACAGTAAAGATGTTAATGTAAATTTTGAAAAATCCAAACTTACTTTCAG ttGTCTTGGAGGAAGTGATAATTTTAAGCATTTAAATGAAATTGATCTTTTTCACTGTATTGATCCAAAT GATTCCAAGCATAAAAGAACGGACAGATCGATTTTATGTTGTTTGCGGAAAGGAGAATCTGGCCAGTCGTGGCCGAGGTTAACAAAGGAGAGGGCAAAG CTTAATTGGCTTAGTGTGGACTTCAACAATTGGAAAGACTGGGAGGATGATTCAGATGAAGACATGTCTAATTTTGACCGTTTCTCTGAG ATGATGGATCACATGGGTGGTGATGAGGATGTAGATTTACCAGAAGTAGATGGAGCAGATGAT AAATGCCAGATCTGGAGTAAGGAATGTTGTCATCGCCTggattttgagaaagagaaataa